Within Conexibacter woesei DSM 14684, the genomic segment TCGCGCTGCTTGGCGCCGGCTGCGGCCGATCCAGCGAGGACGCCGGCGGCACGACGGCCGGCGTGAGCAGATCGGCTCCGCTCTCGGCCACGACGCCCGCCGGGTCCGCCGAGGTCGACAGCGCGACGTGGGCGATGTACCGCGACACGATCACGGTCGACCCGATCTTCGCCGGTGACTATCCCGAGCGTCAGGTCGTCGCGCTGATGTGCGAGTCGCTGCTGCGCCAGCAGCCGGACGGCACGACGGCGCCGGGCCTGGCGAGACTCTCCTACCGCGACCCGAGAACGGTCGTGCTCACGCTCGCCGACGGCGTCAGATTCTGGGACGGCAGCCCGCTGACCCCGGCTGACGTCGTCTACAGCATCGACCGCAACCGCGACCCGAGAGTCGGCGGGTACTGGGCGAGCAACTTCGGTAGCGTCGACACTGTCACCGTGACTGGCGAGCATGAGGTGACACTCAAGCTCAGACGGCCGGACTACTGGCTCGAGGGCGTGCTCTCGTTCATGGCGGGAGTGGTGGTGAAGAAGTCGTACGCGCAGGAGAGAGGCAAGGACTACGGCACGCCGAGCGGCGGCGCGATGTGCACCGGCTCCTACAGACTCGGCGCCTGGAGAACCGGCGGCGCGGTCCAGCTCGTGCGCAACGACGACTACTGGAACTCCGGCGTGAGACCGCACGTGCGAGAGCTCAGCTTCAAGGGAGTGCCCGACCACTCCGCCCTCACCGCCGGCCTGCTGACCGGCGAGATCGACGGCACCTACCCGCTCGGGCTCTCGACGCTCGACCAGCTGCGCCAGAGCGACGCGGTCGAGGTCTACGAGGGGCCGTCGTACATGGTCGGCGCGATGATCCTCAACCTCGACGGCCCGCTCGGCGACGTGCGCGTGCGCCAGGCGCTGTCGTTGGCGCTCGACCGCCAGGGCATCGTCGCGACGACCTTCAAGGGCACCGCCGAGCCCTCGCGTGCGCTCGCCAGCCCCGGCACCTGGGGCTACGCGAAGGACGTCTTCAGCGCCGCGTGGGACGCGCTCCCCGCGCCTGAGCCCGACCTCGACGCGGCCAGAAGACTGGTCGAGGAGGCCGGCGCGAGCGGCAGAGAGATCACGATCGCGACGTCGAGCGAGCTGCAGAACATCGACACCGACGCGAACGCCTACCGCACCGCGGCCGAGGCGATCGGGCTGAGAGTCAAGCTGAAGTCGAGCCCGGCGGCCGTCTACTCGAACCTCTTCGTCGACGCCGACGCGCGCAAGCAGGTCGACGCGTTCGCGACGATGAACTACGCCAACTGGGGCGACCCGGCGTCGCTCTACGCGCCGCTGACGTTCGCCGACGGCAGCCAGAACTACTACGGCTACAGATCCTCCGCCGCGAGCGCCAAGCTGGAGCAGGCGCGCGCCACCGCCGATCCGCAGGAGCGCGCGCGGCTCGTCACCGAGGCGCAGCAGACGATCACCGAGGAGCTGCCCTGGATCGCGACCGTCTCGCCGCACACGGTGCTCGTGATGAGCTCGAAGCTGACCGGCGCGCCGGCCTCCTCGGTCTACCTGTCGTCCCCCTGGGCCGACACGCTCGGCGGGAGAGGGTAGGCGGATGGCTCAGCTGCTCGTGCGACGGCTCGGGATGCTGCTGCTGACGCTGCTGATCTCGAGCTTCGCGATCTTCTCGGCGCTGTCGCTGGCGCCGGGCGATCCGCTCGCAAGCCTCTCCGGCGGGCGCGCGCTGCCGCCCGAGAGCGTCGCGGTGCTCGAGCAGCGGTTCCACCTCGACGACCCGTTCCTGCTGCGCTACTGGCATTGGCTCAGCGGCGCCGTCCAGGGCGATCTCGGCGTCTCGATCATGCTCAGACAGAACGTCTCGGAGCTGATCGGGGCGCGGATCGGCGTGACCGCGACGCTCGTGCTCTACGCGGCGCTGCTGATCGTCCTGTTCGGCGTCGCCGCGGGCGTGCTCGCCGCGCTGCGACCGGGCTGGCTGGACTCCGCCGTGCTCGTCGTGACGGCGGTCGCCGCGGCCGTCCCGTCGTTCCTGCTGGCGGTGATCCTGATCAGCGTCTTCGCCGTCAACCTCGGCTGGTTCCCGGCCTTCGGCGACGGCAGCGGCGGCTTCCTCGACCGCATCTGGCACCTGACGCTCCCGGCGGTCGCGCTCGCGGGCTACTCGATGGCCGTCGTCGCGCGCGTCACGCGCGCGGCGGTGCGCGAGGAGGCCGGACGCGAGCACGTCCAGACCGCGATCAGCCGGGGAGTCCCGTATCGGCTCGTGATCAGCCGGCACGTCCTGCGCAACGCGGCGATCCCGATCTCGACGGTCGTCGGCATCACGGTCGCGTCGCTGATCGCGATCAGCGCGGTCGTCGAGCGCGCGTTCGGGCTCAACGGGCTCGGCGCCTACCTGATCAGCGCCGCGCTGTCGAAGGACTTCGCGGTCGTGCTCGGGATCGCGCTCGTGCTCGTGACGGCGTTCGTCGTCATCAACACGCTCGTCGACGTCGCCGCCGCGCTGTTGGATCCGCGCGTCAAGACCGGGGGGAAGGCGTCGTGAGTGCGATCGGAGCGGGCGGGATGCTGCGCCGCCGCCGCGCCGGCACGACGACGCTCGGCCGCCGCACGCGCTCGCTCGGCGTCGTCGGCGTCTGCTCGGCGGTCGTGATCGCCGTGGCGGCGCTGATCGCCGTCTTCGGCCCGCTGCTGGCGCCGCACGACCCCAACGCCAGCCAGCTCTCGAACGCCTTCTTCGGCCCGGCCGCCGGCCACCCGCTCGGCTTCGACGGACAGGGCCGCGACCTGCTGTCACGCCTGCTCGCGGGCGCGCGCACCTCGCTGCTGGGGCCGCTGTTCGTCGTCGC encodes:
- a CDS encoding ABC transporter substrate-binding protein, whose product is MRAHSFRAVAGAVAVGVALLGAGCGRSSEDAGGTTAGVSRSAPLSATTPAGSAEVDSATWAMYRDTITVDPIFAGDYPERQVVALMCESLLRQQPDGTTAPGLARLSYRDPRTVVLTLADGVRFWDGSPLTPADVVYSIDRNRDPRVGGYWASNFGSVDTVTVTGEHEVTLKLRRPDYWLEGVLSFMAGVVVKKSYAQERGKDYGTPSGGAMCTGSYRLGAWRTGGAVQLVRNDDYWNSGVRPHVRELSFKGVPDHSALTAGLLTGEIDGTYPLGLSTLDQLRQSDAVEVYEGPSYMVGAMILNLDGPLGDVRVRQALSLALDRQGIVATTFKGTAEPSRALASPGTWGYAKDVFSAAWDALPAPEPDLDAARRLVEEAGASGREITIATSSELQNIDTDANAYRTAAEAIGLRVKLKSSPAAVYSNLFVDADARKQVDAFATMNYANWGDPASLYAPLTFADGSQNYYGYRSSAASAKLEQARATADPQERARLVTEAQQTITEELPWIATVSPHTVLVMSSKLTGAPASSVYLSSPWADTLGGRG
- a CDS encoding ABC transporter permease, whose translation is MAQLLVRRLGMLLLTLLISSFAIFSALSLAPGDPLASLSGGRALPPESVAVLEQRFHLDDPFLLRYWHWLSGAVQGDLGVSIMLRQNVSELIGARIGVTATLVLYAALLIVLFGVAAGVLAALRPGWLDSAVLVVTAVAAAVPSFLLAVILISVFAVNLGWFPAFGDGSGGFLDRIWHLTLPAVALAGYSMAVVARVTRAAVREEAGREHVQTAISRGVPYRLVISRHVLRNAAIPISTVVGITVASLIAISAVVERAFGLNGLGAYLISAALSKDFAVVLGIALVLVTAFVVINTLVDVAAALLDPRVKTGGKAS